In Vitis vinifera cultivar Pinot Noir 40024 chromosome 4, ASM3070453v1, the genomic window aaattcttgaagtgttgaggtAAGTGAAGATCAACATCCCattgctagacatgatcaaacaagtgccgacttatgcaaaattcctgaaggacttgtgcactatcaaaagagggttgaatgtgaataagaaagccttcttgactgagcaagtaagtgccatcatacagtgcaagtctccagtgaagtacaaagatctgggctgccctaccatctcagtgatgATTAGAGGGAAgttagtggagaaagctttgtttgacttgggggcaagtgtgaatttgctaccatactctatCTACAAgaaattgggacttggtgaattgaagccaacatcaatcactctatctctagcagatagattagtgaagattccaagagggatgattgaagatgtcttagttcaagttgacaatttctactatccaatggattttgttgttcttgatacggacccAATTGTCAAAagaactaattatgttcctatcatactgatgcgactcatggtagcttagctttaaaggtgtatcaacaaaatttataccttaaatactattactaaagtagccaagctactatagcatagtggttctaggatcgttcactgggaagggttttcgcaaacactagtgatattgaaattagaaaaataggtgattttcttatggatgttagctttaaaagaagatgtaaatgttttagaaagatttaaactaatctaagctaacattaaagactaaaatgaaagggtgtaaaaaaaagtttctcaaagataggatagctatgctctggctcttatgcaaattggaaatctcaggataggcttctcgcgttggggttgcaactatagtgatgcttgcttcccgaaccggtatggatttagaaaatcaagttttaatcctttaaaatggcaaaacagatggtagtgaatttcatcaatggttattcaccttagacttcctttgaatggctcgtaagagataactaatggtctaaagccaaaagcttaccaaatattggcaactcaaagtcattccaggtgataaactcacctttcaatggattaatgcaaaacttagaattgaaaacctcaccttccaatagcttgtaggagataactaatggatagaaatccaaaagcttatcaagtattggccgttggaagttgtccaaaggaaataaaaaccaaactttgcattaatgaaccattaatgaaaaacaactaccttaccttccaggtgcgagaaatttccatgggattgcatccaagccatcacataacatccatactttgaaaaactaaaagttttagccaatcatcctctgaggaaaagccctcagaggctgtttggctactaagaaaatagaaatggggaagaacaggagaagagagaaaaacagagctttatatatttctaagttaatgtacagaggattgATCCCCCAATAtcttttggaggtgttgtgcacctctatatatagcaaaattacaagataaagccttatgtcggcttaatacaaggttacaaaaggaatttacatgagaaaatatcaagctaaaaatatctgggaagtcggtggtacgtgcgtggagaaacagaggaaatttggcaaggtaaaaggcaccttgcgaaattttcgcaaggtgaattactcatgatgcgaagtgccatattttcgtATCATGAGtaaattcaccttgccaaatttggcaaggtgcattttcaccttgcgaaaattgcaTTTTGGCAAGGTACTTTGACTTGCCTTGCGAAATGGCTATCCCTTtgtttgtgctcgtgtttccacttgaaattcaagcctgtaaacttacaaaatccttgctttaacttgtccaagtagctcctccatcatttggcatgcttgaattgattcataagctgataaaaacatgtaaacttgtcacaaaatggttaaaaccaattactaaggaccttaatgaattaattgggttaaatgaatatgattactactcaaaggtgcttaaaaccattataattaggtctacaaaatagcactttttggtagtaatcacatacttggaagaccattcctagctacatcaaatgcaatcatcaattgtaggaatggactcatgcaactcacgtttggcaacatgacattggagctcaatatcttctatatgtgcaAGAAGCCAATCAATCCGGAAGAAAAAGAAGGTCCAAAAGAGGTGTGCATCATTGACACTTTAGtagaggagcattgtaatcagaaaaTACAAGAGGAGTTGAATAAAAGTCTTGGGGATtttgatgaagggttacctaAACCCTCAGATTTGCTTCATACTCTACCACCTTGGAGAaggatagaagaaattctacctttgttcaatgaggaggagacaCAAGAAGCTGTTAAAGAGGAGGCCTCAAAGCTTATTCGGAAGCCACTACCcacggagttgaagtatgcatacctagaagagaataagaagtgccatgttgttatatcttcatctcttaccactcCTCAGGAGGAGtgtttacttgaagttctcaggAGATGTAAAAAAGTAATAGGATGACAAATATTTGACTTGAAAGGTATCAGCCCTTTAGTCtatacacatcatatatacatggacgAAGAAGTTAAGCCagttcgtcaacctcaaagaagattgaatccttaTATGTAAGAGGTGGTGCAAGCTGAggttcttaagctacttcaggccggtattatctaccccatatcagatagcccatgggtgagtcctactcaagtagtgccaaagaaatcagggatcacagtggtgcaaaatgataagggagaagaagttgctacacgcctcactttaggttggagggtgtgtattgattatagaaaattgaatgttgtgacaaggaatGATCATTTttcattgccatttattgatcaagtgttggagagagtctcaggccatcttttctattgtttcttggacagctactccgggtattttcaaatagaaattgatgttgaacaCCAGGAGAATACCACtgtcacatgtccatttggaacatatacctacagaagaatgtcttttggtttatgctacaacattccaacgatgtatgttaagcattttcagtgatatggtggagcgtattataGAAGTTTTTATGGATAatatcaccatatatgaaagcgcatttgaggaatgcttagtcaacttggaagctgttttgaaccgatgcattgaaaaggacttaaTGTTTAAccgggagaaatgtcattttatggtacatcaaggaattgtccttagccacatcatctccaagaaaAGGAgttaggcaattccttggccatgctggGTTCCACAAGAGGTTTATTATagatttctctaaactttcaaagcctctttgtgaactattggtgaaGGATGATGCTATATTTGTATGGGATGAGaggtcaaaagagttttgagcaactgaagcaattcttaacaaccgctccaatagtgagggctcctagctagcaactaccttttgaagtgatgtgtgatgccaatgACTTTACTATAGGAGATGTTCTTGGTCAAAGAGAGGATGGAAAGctctatgtgatctactatgcaagcaaaacattaaACAAAGCttaaagaaactacacaaccacaaagaaagaattgttggctatagtttttgccttggacaaatttcgtgcttatctggtagggtctttcattgtggtcTTCACTGACCACTCAGCTTTGAAGTacttattgacaaagcaagatgcaaaagcaaggctGATTAAatggattctcttactacaagagttcaatctccaaatcaaagacaagaaaggagtggagaatgtggtagctaaCCACCTTTCAAGTCTGGCTATAATGCATAATTCCCATGgtttgcctattaatgatgattttccgaATGAGTCACTCATGTTGTTAGAAGATGCTCCTtagtatgctcatattgctaactatctagttactggtgaagttccaagtgagtggaaagcacaagataggaagcacttctttgcaaaaattcatgcctactattgggaagaacattttcttttcaagtattgtgcagatcaaataataaggaagtgtgtccctaaaCAAGAGCAACAAaggatcctcagtcattgccatgaaagagcatgtggaggccactttgcctctcagaaaataGCCATGAAGTTGTTGCAATCAAGTTTCAGTTgcccatcacttttcaaagatgctcacaccatgtgtaggagctatgatagatgccaaaggcttgggaagttaACACGTAGGAaccaaatgcctatgaaccccattttaatagttgatcttttcgatgtttggggcattgacttcatgggacctttccctatgtcttttcGTAACTCTTAGATTTTGGTGGGGGtaaactatgtttctaaatgggttgaggcaatcccatgTAAACACAATGACCACAGAGTtcttctcaagtttctcaaagagaacatcttctcaagatttggagtgcctaaggccataatcagtgatgtaggtactcatttttgcaacaagccttttgaaactctcttagccaagtatggggtgaagtaCAAGGTAgttacaccttaccaccctcagacttctAGGCAAGTTGATTTAGCAaatagggaaatcaagaatatattgatgaaggtggtgaacacgagcagaagagattggtctgttaagccccatgattcactatgggcatacaaaacagcttacaagactattcttggcatgtctccttatcgcctagtctatggcaaagcatgccatctccctgtggaagttgaatacaaggcttggtgggcaattaagaaggtaaacatggacttgaacaaAGCCGGGATGAAGAGGTGCTTaaaccttaatgagatggaggaattaagaaatgaagcctacatcaattccaaaattgCAAAACAAAGGATAAAGAGGTGGCTTGATCAGTTAATCTccaaaaaagaatttcaaaagggacaaagagtcttactttATGACTCTAGGCTCCACATCTTTCTAGGAAAGCTaaaatcaaggtggataggccctttcattattcaccaagtgcattccaatggagtagtggaactactcaattccaacagcacagacactttcaaagtcaatggccaccgtctcaagccattcatggagcctttCAATCAAGACAAGAAGGAAAGAAGTCAGTGTCCATGAGCCATAGCAATCTTAACCAAAAAGGGGTAGATGGGCTTAGTCTTTTTGAAGACTAACCAAAGtccatgttttttgtttcaattttgttgatttaaaagctttattatttgttttaattttaattctagctttaatttattttattttgatctaacttagactttttggatgatcaaaattagGAGGAACTTCAAAGGAATTGGAGGAAAGCCTTAAAGAACCAAACAAGGAGAAAAAGCTTGAAAAATAGAGCAatatttcaacttgcgaaaatttccCATTCCAAGTTGCGAAAAATCCCTATCAAGTTGCGAAGCCCCAAATTCCAGAGCATCTCCTCCATTGGAAGCCCTGAGGTCGTGCGTCTGAAGAGGAAGCACCTCCATGCACCTAACATGCACCCTATGGAACACAAGCCAAGCAATTCCTCTCCATTTCAACCATGGCTAAGACAAGAGGAGCCCATGTCGCGTCTCCATCAACTCGCAATCCAAGGCCAAGAGCTTCACCTGCACGAGATTCCACATCTGAGGCCCCACAGGCCCCTTCCATTCCACCTTCTAAGGGTAAAGTGCCATCTAACCCTCCTCAACGCAGGTATGAGATGAGAAGACCACCCACTACACCTGGGGTAAGCACTTCGCGCCCCAAGAGATCAGTTCATCACCCTCCTGCAAAGAAAGCCAAAGTTTCAAGCCCAGGAGAGTCACCTGCACCTCCACAGCCTCAACCGCCTGCTACAGAGTCTCAGATTCCTTCTAGGGTGACTCCAGAAGCAATTTCCAGGCAACCTATGGTTACACAACCACCTATTGAGGAAATTTTGAATTGCAAAGCCAAGCCATTCCACTCCAAGCTATGTTTTGATATGGAGACTTTCAGACAGTAGCCAGAGCTTAGAGATTCATTCTGCCTACTACAGAGATACCATTTGGAGCACTTGATGACTCCTAGGGACTTCTTCTATCCTAGGGTAGCACTAGACTTctatcagtctatgactactcgtcgCGTCCGGAATCCTAATGTCATCcatttcactattgatggacgCCGTGGTATCCTTGGAGCTAGACACATTGCAGAGGCCTTGCATATTCCATATGAGCCTGTGAGTCCAGTAGATTTTAAAGAGTGGTCCCATTTTTCTCAGAGGGACATGGTCCGTATATTGTCTAGGGGGACCTCTACACACTCATTTCTTCTTAGGAATGAGCTTCCACCTGGAATGCTCCTTGTAGATGTGGTGATGCGCTCCAACATATTTCCACTTTAGCATATGGTGCAGAGGAGAAGAGCTATATTGGAGGCTTTATTCCGGATATCAGAGGGTTTCTACTTTGGCCcttatcatttgattatgacctcTCTTTTCcaatttgaagagaaggtccacagGAAGAAGCTCTAGAGGGCAGATGCCATTCCATTACTTTTTCCCAAGCTgttctattaaatattagagCATTTGGGctatccttctgagcctcaaCTTGAGCGCTGCCGCATTTGCTGAGAACTATTCACTGTTGACAAATGGAATCATTTAACGGCCTTTGTTGCACCTCTAGGAGCCCTAGATATGCCAGCACCTCTACAGCCACCATAGGATGAGCAGCCACCATAGGCATAGTAGGCACAGCAAGCTGAGATACCTACAGAGATCATACcacctgcccctgcagcacCTTCTACAGTGCCTACGCCTGAGGCAACATCTTATGCTCCTCCTACCACTCCTGAAGCTCCACTATTTGTACCAGCTACATCAGCACCTCCTCCACTTGAGTCCTCTATCACCATATCCACTTCAAAGTTTAAAGGCCTATGTCATACATTGCAAACATTGAGCACCACTCAAGGTGTTCTCTTCCAGCAGATGTTAGTCATACGTGCACATCAGGATCAACTTATTACCATGCAAACccagcatactgccatccttGGTCAGATACAGCAGCATTTGGGTATTCTGCTACTCTAGCTAAGTAAGCTATTCTATCTAAGAAGGCTACTCCAGTAGAGCAAACTATGCCTCATGAGGAGACTACTACAGCAGAGGTCAAGACTCCTATCTAGAGCACTCAGGAGACCACAACAGAGCCATCGTCTCCACATGATCCTCCCACCACTACCTGATCATCTATCtactttttgtatttacttattatagtagaactattaatcccatgttttttatgttttatatactgggattggatgtattacatgTGCATATttcatattgtactttcttaaagtaatacatatccatcattttttagtatacttggcatatttttatttatttcctttactcattatttttttttattttttgaatcatgtggtttctcctatacaatTCAAACTCTATtccactcaggaggtaccacttcctccctttattttcaattgctcttcaaacattgagggcaatgttcagCATGGTTGGGGGGatagttgaggaaggaagtattgttTATAATGCT contains:
- the LOC104879105 gene encoding lysine-rich arabinogalactan protein 19-like, with protein sequence MAKTRGAHVASPSTRNPRPRASPARDSTSEAPQAPSIPPSKGKVPSNPPQRRYEMRRPPTTPGVSTSRPKRSVHHPPAKKAKVSSPGESPAPPQPQPPATESQIPSRVTPEAISRQPMVTQPPIEEILNCKAKPFHSKLCFDMETFRQ